Proteins found in one Arthrobacter sp. U41 genomic segment:
- a CDS encoding NADP-dependent isocitrate dehydrogenase — protein sequence MAKIIYTHTDEAPMLATYSFLPIVEAFASTAGVEVETRDISLAGRIIAAFGDYLTEDQRVSDALAELGALVKNPEANIIKLPNISASTPQLKAAVAELQGQGYALPDYPDNPSSDEETDIRSRYDKIKGSAVNPVLREGNSDRRAPLSVKAYARQNPHSMGAWSPESKTNVATMDSEDFRANEKSVVIKADGTIKIQLVKEDGTVKVLKRAFPVLAGEVIDGTVMRAAALDTFLAAQVSRAKEEGVLFSAHLKATMMKVSDPIIFGHVVKAYFSELFDTYGAQIAAAGLSPNNGLASILNGLEDLPEEIRGDVEAAIKKGLNDGPELAMVDSDKGITNLHVPSDVIVDASMPAMIRSSGHMWGRDGQEADTLAVLPDSSYAGIYQVVIDDCRAHGAFDPTTMGTVPNVGLMAQAAEEYGSHDKTFEIQSAGTVQVVDDAGTVLIEHQVAPGDIWRACQTKDVPIRDWVKLAVTRARASAVPAVFWLDKGRAHDAQMIAKVEEYLKEYDTEGLQIAIMTPDDATAFTLERLRKGEDTISVTGNVLRDYLTDLFPILELGTSAKMLSVVPLINGGGLFETGAGGSAPKHVQQLLKENHLRWDSLGEFLALAVSFEHLATSTGNARAQILADTLDRATGTFLLEDKSPKRKAGELDNRGSHFYLAKFWAQELSRQTDDAELAAAFAAVSGALDSGEETITGELLAVQGSPVDIGGYYRPDEAKVTAVMRPSAKFSEVLSMLG from the coding sequence ATGGCAAAGATTATCTATACCCACACCGACGAAGCGCCGATGCTGGCAACCTATTCGTTCTTGCCGATTGTCGAAGCCTTCGCTTCGACGGCCGGTGTGGAAGTGGAGACCCGCGACATTTCGCTGGCCGGCCGCATCATCGCCGCGTTCGGCGACTACCTCACCGAAGACCAGCGCGTCAGCGACGCCTTGGCTGAACTTGGCGCCCTCGTCAAAAATCCCGAAGCCAACATCATCAAGCTGCCCAATATCAGCGCCTCGACGCCGCAGCTGAAGGCCGCCGTCGCGGAGCTCCAGGGCCAGGGCTACGCCCTCCCGGACTACCCGGACAACCCCTCCTCGGACGAGGAGACGGACATCCGCTCCCGCTACGACAAGATCAAGGGTTCCGCCGTCAACCCGGTACTGCGTGAGGGCAACTCCGACCGCCGCGCACCCCTGTCGGTCAAGGCTTACGCCCGCCAGAACCCGCACAGCATGGGAGCCTGGAGCCCCGAGTCCAAGACCAACGTCGCCACGATGGACTCCGAAGACTTCCGCGCCAACGAGAAGTCCGTGGTCATCAAGGCCGATGGAACCATCAAGATCCAGCTGGTCAAGGAAGACGGCACGGTCAAGGTCCTCAAGCGTGCCTTCCCGGTCCTCGCCGGCGAGGTCATCGACGGCACCGTGATGCGCGCCGCCGCACTGGACACGTTCCTCGCCGCGCAGGTTTCCCGTGCCAAGGAAGAGGGCGTGCTGTTCTCCGCCCACCTCAAGGCGACCATGATGAAGGTCTCGGACCCGATCATCTTCGGCCACGTCGTCAAGGCGTACTTCTCCGAGCTTTTCGACACCTACGGCGCCCAGATCGCCGCCGCCGGCCTGAGCCCGAACAACGGCCTGGCCTCCATCCTCAACGGCCTTGAGGACCTCCCCGAGGAAATCCGCGGCGACGTCGAGGCGGCCATCAAGAAGGGCCTGAACGACGGCCCCGAACTGGCCATGGTCGATTCCGACAAGGGCATCACCAACCTGCACGTTCCCTCCGACGTGATCGTGGACGCCTCCATGCCTGCCATGATCCGCAGCTCCGGCCACATGTGGGGCCGCGACGGCCAGGAAGCCGACACGCTCGCCGTCCTCCCGGACAGCAGCTACGCCGGCATCTACCAGGTCGTCATCGACGACTGCCGCGCCCACGGAGCCTTCGACCCGACCACCATGGGCACCGTCCCGAACGTCGGACTGATGGCCCAGGCTGCCGAGGAATACGGCAGCCACGACAAGACTTTCGAGATCCAGTCGGCCGGCACCGTGCAGGTCGTCGACGACGCCGGCACCGTGCTGATCGAGCACCAGGTCGCCCCGGGCGACATCTGGCGCGCCTGCCAGACCAAGGACGTGCCGATCCGCGACTGGGTCAAGCTGGCCGTCACCCGCGCCCGCGCCTCCGCCGTGCCCGCCGTATTCTGGCTGGACAAGGGCCGCGCCCACGACGCCCAGATGATCGCCAAGGTGGAGGAATACCTCAAGGAATACGACACCGAGGGCCTGCAGATCGCCATCATGACCCCGGACGACGCGACGGCCTTCACCCTGGAGCGGCTCCGCAAGGGCGAGGACACCATCTCGGTGACCGGCAACGTGCTGCGCGACTACCTCACGGACCTGTTCCCGATCCTGGAACTCGGGACCAGCGCCAAGATGCTCTCCGTGGTTCCGCTGATCAACGGCGGCGGCCTCTTCGAAACCGGCGCCGGCGGCTCCGCCCCGAAGCACGTCCAGCAGCTGCTCAAGGAGAACCACCTGCGCTGGGACAGCCTGGGTGAGTTCCTGGCCCTCGCCGTCAGCTTCGAGCACCTGGCCACGTCCACAGGCAACGCCCGCGCCCAGATCCTGGCCGACACCCTGGACCGCGCCACCGGCACCTTCCTGCTGGAGGACAAGTCCCCGAAGCGCAAGGCCGGCGAACTGGACAACCGCGGCAGCCACTTCTACCTGGCCAAGTTCTGGGCGCAGGAACTGTCCCGCCAGACCGACGACGCCGAGCTGGCCGCGGCGTTCGCTGCAGTCTCCGGCGCGCTGGATTCCGGAGAGGAGACCATCACCGGCGAGCTCCTGGCAGTCCAGGGCTCCCCGGTGGACATCGGCGGCTACTACCGCCCCGACGAGGCCAAAGTCACCGCAGTGATGCGGCCTTCGGCGAAGTTCAGCGAAGTGCTGTCCATGCTGGGCTAG